A genomic region of Geothrix edaphica contains the following coding sequences:
- the uppS gene encoding polyprenyl diphosphate synthase — MTVPTHVAIIMDGNGRWAAQRGWPRIKGHKAGVQAVERILEAASEAGIRHLSLYAFSTENWKRPPQEVAALMALLRMYLRMFVHQLARKGIRFHHLGALEGMPAGIRADMKALEAATAGNTGMTFHLAVNYGSRLELAQAARRCVEDGLRPDQVDEAALGARLWTAGVPDVDLLIRTSGEHRISNFLLWQSAYAELYMTDLLWPDFGPAELKEALEDYAQRERRFGGI; from the coding sequence ATGACCGTCCCGACCCATGTCGCCATAATAATGGACGGCAACGGCCGCTGGGCCGCGCAGCGGGGGTGGCCCCGCATCAAGGGCCACAAGGCCGGCGTGCAGGCCGTGGAGCGCATCCTGGAGGCCGCCTCGGAGGCGGGCATCCGGCACCTGAGCCTCTACGCCTTCTCCACGGAGAACTGGAAGCGCCCGCCCCAGGAAGTGGCCGCCCTCATGGCCCTCCTCCGCATGTACCTCCGCATGTTCGTCCATCAGCTCGCCAGGAAGGGCATCCGCTTCCACCACCTGGGGGCCCTGGAGGGCATGCCCGCCGGCATCCGGGCCGACATGAAGGCCCTGGAAGCGGCGACGGCCGGCAACACCGGCATGACCTTCCACCTGGCCGTGAACTACGGCTCGCGCCTGGAGCTGGCCCAGGCCGCCCGGCGCTGCGTGGAGGATGGCCTCCGTCCGGACCAGGTGGACGAGGCCGCCCTGGGCGCCCGCCTCTGGACCGCCGGCGTGCCCGACGTGGACCTGCTCATCCGCACCAGCGGCGAGCACCGCATCTCCAACTTCCTGCTCTGGCAGTCCGCCTACGCGGAACTCTACATGACCGACCTCCTGTGGCCCGACTTCGGCCCTGCGGAGCTGAAGGAAGCGCTCGAGGACTACGCCCAGCGCGAACGTCGCTTCGGGGGGATCTGA
- a CDS encoding two-component system sensor histidine kinase NtrB, with protein sequence MPDPSPKPAPPPKAATAGAAKVALGYALLSALWILLSDRLVQALAPDPAWMTTLSILKGWAFVAVTATLLFVMVKRLVAGVASREAQLRTLLHAIPDMVWLKDPEGVYLACNPAFERFFGAPELEILGRTDYDFLPRGEADFFRQKDREATAAGGPRVNEEWITLADGGARILLETLKTPMLDQSGRFVGVLGIARDITEQDSHSRERAKLQAQLYEAQKLESLGRFAGGVAHDYNNMLSVILSNADLALFQLAEGRPERKYLEEIVKAARHSADLTSRMLGFARRQPMVPKAVDLNQTVADLLPVLGRLAGGSIELVWSPGGGLWTAWVDPTQLEQVLTNLVVNARDAIPGSGRITLETANWTLRDRDCGAWIDAEPGQYVGIQVSDTGSGMAPEVAAQIFEPFFTTKPSGRGTGLGLAMVHGIVRQHRGTLQLDTAPGRGTTFRILLPRAGAGVPAEAPH encoded by the coding sequence ATGCCCGACCCCAGCCCGAAGCCAGCGCCGCCCCCGAAAGCCGCCACCGCCGGTGCCGCGAAGGTCGCCCTGGGGTACGCGCTCCTCTCTGCGCTGTGGATCCTGCTCTCCGACCGCCTGGTCCAGGCCCTGGCGCCGGACCCCGCCTGGATGACCACCCTGAGCATCCTCAAGGGCTGGGCCTTCGTGGCCGTCACCGCCACCCTGCTGTTCGTCATGGTGAAGCGCCTCGTGGCCGGCGTGGCCAGCCGCGAGGCCCAGCTGCGGACCCTGCTCCACGCCATCCCCGACATGGTGTGGCTGAAGGATCCCGAGGGCGTCTACCTGGCCTGCAACCCGGCCTTCGAGCGCTTCTTCGGCGCGCCGGAGCTGGAGATCCTGGGCCGGACCGACTACGACTTCCTGCCGAGGGGCGAGGCGGACTTCTTCCGCCAGAAGGACCGCGAGGCCACGGCCGCCGGGGGCCCCCGGGTGAACGAGGAGTGGATCACCCTGGCGGATGGCGGCGCCCGCATCCTCCTCGAGACCCTGAAGACCCCCATGCTGGACCAGTCCGGCAGGTTCGTCGGCGTGCTGGGCATCGCGCGGGACATCACGGAGCAGGACAGCCACTCGCGGGAGCGGGCGAAGCTCCAGGCCCAGCTCTATGAGGCGCAGAAGCTGGAGTCCCTGGGCCGCTTCGCCGGCGGGGTGGCCCACGACTACAACAACATGCTGAGCGTGATCCTCTCGAACGCGGATCTGGCGCTCTTCCAGCTGGCGGAGGGCCGCCCCGAGCGGAAATACCTGGAGGAGATCGTCAAGGCCGCCCGGCACTCGGCGGATCTCACCTCCCGCATGCTGGGCTTCGCCCGCCGCCAGCCGATGGTGCCGAAGGCGGTGGACCTCAACCAGACCGTGGCGGACCTCCTGCCGGTCCTGGGGCGGTTGGCGGGCGGGTCCATCGAGCTCGTCTGGAGCCCCGGCGGGGGCCTGTGGACGGCCTGGGTGGACCCCACCCAGCTGGAGCAGGTGCTGACGAACCTGGTGGTCAATGCCCGGGACGCGATCCCGGGTTCCGGCCGGATCACCCTGGAAACGGCCAACTGGACCCTCCGCGATCGGGACTGCGGGGCCTGGATCGACGCGGAGCCCGGCCAGTACGTGGGAATCCAGGTGTCGGACACCGGGAGCGGCATGGCCCCCGAGGTGGCCGCCCAGATCTTCGAGCCCTTCTTCACCACCAAGCCCTCGGGCCGCGGCACCGGGCTGGGGCTGGCCATGGTCCACGGCATCGTCCGCCAGCACCGGGGGACCCTGCAGCTGGACACGGCCCCCGGCCGGGGGACCACCTTCCGCATCCTGCTCCCCCGGGCCGGGGCCGGAGTGCCCGCGGAGGCACCCCACTAG
- the dxr gene encoding 1-deoxy-D-xylulose-5-phosphate reductoisomerase codes for MRHLALLGSTGSIGTSTLDVVRAHPDRLSVVALAGGRNRDLLRAQCDVFRPRCVSVGSKEDAEWLRSALAYRPEVHWGDDGLLACALHADADTVVAAIVGSAGLASTEAALRAGRRVCVANKESLVVGGALMHEAALAGGGELLPVDSEHAALHQLLDGREPATIREVRITASGGPFRDWPLARIQAATIEEALNHPTWKMGPKITIDSATLMNKGLEVIEASVLFGLTPDQVAVTVHPQSQVHAMVGFHDGSYQLQVCANDMKLPIQYCLLYPDKQPGPVAPYPWEEARAWTFEAPDLERFPCLGLAFAALREGGTAPALLNAANEVAVAAFLQGQLRFWDIQACNRDLLDRIPAGPIESLPQVLDADRAARRHAEGWVRARVRSFGCP; via the coding sequence GTGAGGCACCTCGCCCTCCTGGGGAGCACCGGCTCCATCGGCACCTCCACCCTCGACGTGGTGCGGGCGCATCCCGACCGGCTCTCCGTGGTGGCGCTGGCCGGGGGTCGGAACCGCGACCTGCTGCGGGCGCAGTGCGACGTCTTCCGCCCCCGCTGCGTCTCCGTGGGCTCGAAGGAGGATGCGGAGTGGCTGCGGTCCGCCCTGGCCTACCGGCCCGAGGTGCACTGGGGCGACGACGGCCTCCTGGCCTGCGCCCTCCATGCCGACGCCGACACCGTGGTGGCCGCCATCGTGGGCAGCGCGGGCCTGGCCAGCACCGAGGCCGCCCTGCGCGCCGGCCGCCGGGTCTGCGTGGCCAACAAGGAATCCCTGGTGGTGGGCGGCGCCCTCATGCACGAGGCGGCCCTGGCCGGCGGCGGCGAGCTGCTGCCCGTGGACAGCGAGCACGCGGCCCTGCACCAGCTGCTGGATGGCCGCGAGCCGGCCACCATCCGGGAAGTGCGCATCACCGCCAGCGGCGGCCCCTTCCGGGACTGGCCCCTGGCCCGCATCCAGGCCGCCACCATCGAAGAGGCCCTCAACCACCCCACCTGGAAGATGGGCCCCAAGATCACCATCGACAGCGCCACCCTCATGAACAAGGGGCTGGAGGTCATCGAGGCCTCCGTCCTCTTCGGGCTCACGCCGGACCAGGTGGCCGTCACGGTCCACCCCCAGAGCCAGGTCCACGCCATGGTGGGCTTCCACGACGGCAGCTATCAGCTCCAGGTCTGCGCCAACGACATGAAGCTCCCCATCCAGTACTGCCTGCTCTACCCGGACAAGCAGCCCGGCCCCGTGGCGCCGTACCCCTGGGAGGAGGCCCGCGCCTGGACCTTCGAGGCCCCGGACCTGGAGCGCTTCCCCTGCCTGGGCCTGGCCTTTGCGGCCCTGCGGGAGGGCGGCACGGCCCCGGCCCTGCTGAACGCCGCCAACGAGGTGGCCGTGGCCGCTTTCCTCCAAGGGCAGCTGCGGTTCTGGGACATCCAGGCCTGCAACCGCGACCTCCTGGACCGGATTCCCGCGGGGCCCATCGAGTCCCTCCCCCAGGTGCTGGATGCAGACCGGGCCGCGAGGCGTCATGCTGAAGGATGGGTCCGAGCCAGGGTCCGATCTTTCGGGTGTCCATGA
- a CDS encoding M50 family metallopeptidase: MNRFRLPLSYSFAFAAALLFAFKLPGAGFWGPVLMLGGLIFLHEGGHFLAAKWMGMPVEVFSLGFGPRLFGFKWRETDVRLSLLPLGGYVKLAGFNPEEPGAEDPYGFLQQPFGKRMLFYSGGILANLATTLVLFAAVGIHQARVTKVQETWTVVELVPGGAAEQGGLKVGDELRGIGDLSFPGAEWEAAVAYIQAHPDQPVPFRLTRDGKPMAFPLTPRAEGGKGRLGFMPLPVATPLEFRPFQAGDLLTGGRYAVETSWRLTGQVFSFLKRLVTFQAKSAEVAGPIGIIKQGSRAAKHGWETFLFMCAAISLQLAILNALPIPALDGGHMALLAFEKARRKDLAIELKEKILTGGFLLLASLMALVIFLDLMKLRK, translated from the coding sequence ATGAACCGCTTCCGCCTGCCCCTGTCCTACAGCTTCGCCTTCGCCGCCGCCCTCCTCTTCGCCTTCAAGCTGCCCGGGGCCGGTTTCTGGGGTCCCGTGCTCATGCTGGGCGGTCTCATCTTCCTCCATGAGGGGGGGCACTTCCTGGCCGCCAAGTGGATGGGCATGCCCGTGGAGGTCTTCTCCCTGGGCTTCGGTCCCCGCCTGTTCGGCTTCAAGTGGCGCGAAACGGACGTGCGGCTGTCGCTCCTGCCCCTGGGCGGCTACGTGAAGCTGGCGGGCTTCAACCCCGAGGAACCCGGCGCCGAGGATCCCTACGGCTTCCTCCAGCAGCCCTTCGGCAAGCGCATGCTCTTCTACAGCGGCGGCATCCTGGCCAACCTGGCCACCACGCTGGTCCTCTTCGCGGCCGTGGGCATCCACCAGGCCCGCGTCACCAAGGTGCAGGAGACCTGGACCGTGGTGGAGCTCGTCCCCGGCGGCGCCGCGGAGCAGGGCGGCCTCAAGGTGGGCGACGAGCTGCGGGGCATCGGCGACCTGAGCTTCCCCGGCGCCGAGTGGGAGGCCGCCGTGGCCTACATCCAGGCCCATCCGGACCAGCCCGTGCCCTTCCGCCTCACCCGGGACGGGAAACCCATGGCGTTCCCCCTTACGCCCCGCGCTGAAGGCGGCAAGGGTCGCCTGGGCTTCATGCCCCTGCCCGTGGCCACGCCCCTGGAGTTCCGCCCCTTCCAGGCCGGCGACCTCCTGACGGGCGGCCGCTATGCGGTGGAGACCTCCTGGCGCCTCACGGGCCAGGTCTTCAGCTTCCTCAAGCGCCTCGTCACCTTCCAGGCCAAGAGCGCCGAGGTGGCCGGGCCCATCGGCATCATCAAGCAGGGCAGCCGGGCCGCCAAGCACGGCTGGGAGACCTTCCTCTTCATGTGCGCGGCCATCAGCCTGCAGCTGGCCATCCTCAACGCCCTGCCCATCCCGGCCCTGGACGGCGGCCACATGGCCCTGCTGGCCTTCGAGAAGGCGCGGCGCAAGGACCTCGCCATCGAGCTGAAGGAGAAGATCCTCACGGGCGGCTTCCTGCTGCTGGCCTCCCTCATGGCCCTGGTGATCTTCCTGGACCTGATGAAGCTGCGGAAGTAA
- a CDS encoding response regulator, translated as MVQFNTRANEILLKLVYYGPGLSGKTTNLQSLHAMCSDRQRGELFSVNTQEDRTLFFDLLPINLGYVYGNSIHLQIYTVPGQVQYDASRRVVLGGADGVVFVADSDEAKMQDNVDSLSNLYHNLNANRLNIKQIPFVLQYNKRDLPEAMAVGVMNRRLNFRNVPYFESVANRGVGVLDTFLAITRETVAYTFKKYHLDKKIKDFDEMLALIESNVRTTLRELPPSPAASGPTAEAPAQAADTTVLKHGSVTVDDLQPGRAADPQELLENALKSNMETARLYSELKQVKESLEQKNEELGKLYAQLERANQDNQKTRKYLEGLIQNMGEAVVSFAPDGKILTWNAAAERIFGYTRPEIVGRSVSQLAPGHLVGELDQIAHQVGRGQVVRDPDTTRIRKGGEAFPASITYAPVRGADDRVIALSALVRDTSQTQALEERLVHSQKHEALGRLVPALFHEASNRLTPVLLEARLIAESALDPYQAEQAARLVKAVDSVQSLLDPLQTVLNPPKPSRIPTQLNQVIQEAVALVELKARRAGISLDLNLDPALPEAAFDPCLLRQALTNLLLNGIQAMATSPMKRLRVATRAVDGQVQVVVQDSGAPLPEAGLADLFDPASASTPEALGLPVASVIARQHGGRLTVRSQEGLGNAFLMELPLPLPPEGPEVSAAAATGLQGRRALVVDDEAFLLECLVDALQVWGLEVTPASQGAEAIQHLEAGAFDLIVSDIRMPGLSGVDLFEWLRAQRPAMTQRILYTTGDSFDVKTRDFLAANQVPYLGKPFDLKQLKQSLEQLLETPIEA; from the coding sequence ATGGTTCAGTTCAATACCCGAGCCAACGAGATCCTGCTCAAGCTGGTCTACTACGGGCCGGGCCTCTCGGGCAAGACGACCAACCTGCAGTCGTTGCACGCCATGTGCTCGGACCGGCAGCGGGGCGAGCTGTTCTCCGTCAACACCCAGGAGGACCGCACCCTCTTCTTCGACCTGCTGCCCATCAACCTGGGCTATGTCTACGGCAACTCCATCCACCTGCAGATCTACACGGTGCCGGGTCAGGTGCAGTACGACGCCAGCCGCCGGGTGGTGCTGGGCGGGGCGGACGGCGTGGTCTTCGTGGCGGACTCCGACGAGGCCAAGATGCAGGACAACGTGGACTCGCTGTCGAACCTGTACCACAACCTCAACGCGAACCGCTTGAACATCAAGCAGATCCCCTTCGTCCTCCAGTACAACAAGCGGGATCTTCCCGAGGCCATGGCCGTGGGCGTCATGAACCGCCGGCTGAATTTCCGCAACGTCCCGTACTTCGAGTCCGTGGCCAACCGCGGGGTGGGCGTGCTGGACACCTTCCTGGCCATCACCCGGGAGACGGTGGCCTACACCTTCAAGAAGTACCACCTCGACAAGAAGATCAAGGATTTCGACGAGATGCTCGCCCTCATCGAGTCCAACGTCCGGACGACCCTGCGGGAGCTTCCCCCGTCCCCGGCGGCCTCCGGGCCCACCGCCGAGGCTCCGGCCCAGGCCGCCGACACCACGGTGCTGAAGCACGGCAGCGTGACCGTCGACGACCTCCAGCCCGGCCGGGCGGCGGATCCCCAGGAGCTGCTGGAGAACGCCCTCAAGTCGAACATGGAGACGGCCCGGCTCTACTCGGAGCTGAAGCAGGTCAAGGAGTCGCTGGAGCAGAAGAACGAGGAGCTGGGCAAGCTCTACGCCCAGCTGGAACGGGCGAACCAGGACAACCAGAAGACCCGGAAATACCTGGAGGGCCTCATCCAGAACATGGGCGAGGCGGTGGTGTCCTTCGCGCCCGACGGGAAGATCCTCACCTGGAACGCCGCGGCAGAGCGCATCTTCGGCTACACGCGACCCGAGATCGTCGGACGCAGCGTCTCCCAGCTGGCCCCCGGCCACCTGGTGGGCGAGCTGGACCAGATCGCCCACCAGGTCGGCCGCGGGCAGGTGGTCCGCGATCCCGACACGACCCGCATCCGCAAGGGGGGCGAGGCCTTCCCCGCCAGCATCACCTATGCCCCGGTGCGGGGCGCCGACGACCGCGTGATCGCCCTGTCCGCCCTGGTTCGCGACACCAGCCAGACCCAGGCCCTGGAGGAGCGGCTGGTCCACTCCCAGAAGCACGAGGCCCTGGGACGCCTGGTGCCGGCCCTCTTCCACGAGGCCTCCAACCGGCTCACGCCCGTGCTGCTGGAGGCCCGGCTCATCGCCGAGTCCGCCCTGGACCCCTATCAGGCCGAGCAGGCGGCCCGCCTGGTGAAGGCGGTGGACTCGGTGCAGAGCCTGCTGGATCCCCTCCAGACCGTGCTGAACCCGCCCAAGCCCTCGCGCATCCCCACCCAGCTGAACCAGGTGATCCAGGAGGCCGTGGCGCTGGTGGAGCTGAAGGCCCGGCGTGCGGGGATCTCCCTCGACCTGAACCTGGACCCCGCCCTCCCCGAGGCGGCCTTCGATCCCTGCCTGCTGCGCCAAGCCCTGACGAACCTGCTGCTGAACGGGATCCAGGCCATGGCCACCAGCCCCATGAAGCGGCTGCGGGTCGCCACCCGGGCGGTGGATGGTCAGGTCCAGGTGGTGGTCCAGGATTCGGGGGCCCCGCTCCCGGAAGCCGGGCTGGCGGACCTGTTCGACCCCGCCTCCGCCTCCACGCCGGAGGCCCTGGGCCTGCCGGTGGCCAGCGTCATCGCCCGCCAGCACGGCGGGCGGCTCACGGTGCGGAGCCAGGAGGGCCTGGGGAACGCCTTCCTCATGGAGCTGCCCCTGCCCCTCCCGCCGGAAGGCCCTGAGGTTTCCGCCGCCGCGGCCACCGGGCTCCAGGGCCGCCGGGCCCTGGTGGTGGATGACGAGGCCTTCCTGCTGGAGTGTCTGGTGGACGCCCTCCAGGTCTGGGGCCTGGAGGTCACCCCGGCCAGCCAGGGGGCGGAGGCCATCCAGCACCTCGAGGCGGGGGCCTTCGACCTGATCGTCTCGGACATCCGCATGCCGGGCCTGTCCGGCGTGGACCTCTTCGAGTGGCTGCGCGCCCAGCGTCCCGCCATGACCCAGCGGATCCTCTACACCACGGGCGACTCCTTCGACGTGAAGACCCGGGACTTCCTGGCGGCGAACCAGGTGCCCTACCTGGGTAAGCCTTTCGATCTAAAACAACTGAAACAAAGCCTGGAACAACTCCTAGAGACTCCGATCGAGGCGTGA
- a CDS encoding WD40/YVTN/BNR-like repeat-containing protein has product MRPVGLALLPLLLVAGEAPLTKTQAAAAFHPKVATPAPAARLGAFEQRTAMEAATPFAAIPLRNVGPMGQGGRVVALAVDDRAPQHWLAAFATGGLWWTDTEGATWTPLFDKGAAIALGDVAVVWGAPGVPKVIWLGTGEANASRSSYAGAGVFRSLDGGRTWQAAGLADSHRIARIAPHPANPDVAYVAAQGPLYTEGGERGIFKTTDGGRTWTQVLKAPARTGATDLLMDAADPDTLYATLWEKDRKPWDFLESGPGSGLFKTTDGGKTWARLEGGLPSGEGLGRMGLAQSRQDPKKLYAFVDNQTPRPATEQDPFEDPERLTAKRLRGLDEAALAKVEPKRLKAFLKENGYPKDLTAEGLQADLKAGKVKVKDLLDWLGDADQALFDTDIIGAELYATGDGGATWTRTHPGRLDEFTYTYGYYFGQVRVDPTNDRKVYLLGMPALQSEDGGRTFKGINGDDWSVMHPDHHALWIDPRDGRRLVLGNDGGLNVSTDGGGTWRNVKNLPVGQFYAITTDRAEPYKIYGGLQDNGVMAGPATPLKPNQQTDAWRAIYGGDGGFVQVDPRDNTTIYTESQFGHMSRLEKSGLTAIRPIHQLKETPHRFNWMTPILMSPHSPDILYTGGQKVLRSLDRGATWTAISGDLTSHPKAGNVPFGTLTTLAESPRHFGLLYAGTDDGRVHVSRDGGFSWKPADKGLPRDRWVTRVEASAHDEGTAYATFSAYRQDTGEALVFRTTDYGATWSSIKGNLPAENINVIREDPANPKLLFLGSDFGVFASLDGGQRWEVLGRDLPHVPVHDLAIQPKAKDLVVGTHGRSAFVAPIGALEQLTPEVRAQAAHLFEPAKVKGQAWWKQDRPGWFGTREPEPCIIWFHLARAGAATLTLRDAKDAVQRTWTLQAGAGLGRVDWDLQVDPAARPGLPAGRRPFVLPGEYSLTLEAAGQTLKTKVVVEAPKEE; this is encoded by the coding sequence ATGCGACCTGTCGGCCTGGCCCTGCTGCCCCTCCTGCTCGTGGCCGGGGAGGCGCCCCTCACGAAGACCCAGGCCGCCGCCGCCTTCCACCCGAAGGTGGCCACGCCGGCGCCCGCGGCGCGCCTGGGCGCCTTCGAGCAGCGCACGGCCATGGAAGCGGCCACGCCCTTCGCGGCCATCCCCCTCCGCAACGTGGGCCCCATGGGCCAGGGCGGCCGGGTGGTGGCCCTGGCGGTGGACGATCGGGCGCCCCAGCACTGGCTCGCGGCCTTCGCCACCGGCGGCCTGTGGTGGACGGACACCGAAGGCGCCACCTGGACGCCGCTCTTCGACAAGGGCGCCGCCATCGCCCTGGGCGATGTGGCCGTGGTGTGGGGGGCGCCGGGCGTGCCCAAGGTGATCTGGCTGGGCACCGGCGAGGCCAACGCCAGCCGCAGCTCGTACGCCGGAGCGGGCGTGTTCCGCTCGCTGGATGGCGGCAGGACCTGGCAGGCGGCCGGCCTGGCGGACAGCCACCGCATCGCCCGCATCGCGCCCCACCCGGCGAACCCCGACGTGGCCTACGTGGCGGCCCAGGGGCCGCTCTACACCGAAGGCGGCGAGCGGGGCATCTTCAAGACCACCGATGGCGGGAGGACCTGGACCCAGGTGCTGAAGGCTCCCGCCCGCACCGGCGCCACGGACCTGCTCATGGATGCCGCCGATCCCGACACGCTCTACGCCACCCTCTGGGAGAAGGACCGCAAGCCCTGGGACTTCCTGGAGAGCGGCCCGGGCTCGGGCCTGTTCAAGACCACGGACGGCGGGAAGACCTGGGCGCGCCTCGAGGGCGGCCTGCCCTCGGGCGAGGGCCTGGGCCGCATGGGCCTGGCCCAGAGCCGGCAGGATCCGAAGAAGCTCTATGCCTTCGTGGACAACCAGACCCCGCGGCCCGCGACGGAGCAGGACCCCTTCGAGGACCCGGAGCGCCTCACGGCCAAGCGCCTCCGGGGCCTGGACGAGGCGGCCCTGGCCAAGGTGGAGCCGAAGCGCCTGAAGGCCTTCCTCAAGGAGAACGGCTACCCCAAGGACCTGACGGCCGAGGGCCTCCAGGCGGACCTGAAGGCGGGCAAGGTGAAGGTGAAGGACCTGCTGGACTGGCTGGGTGACGCGGACCAGGCCCTCTTCGACACGGACATCATCGGAGCGGAGCTCTACGCCACCGGGGACGGCGGGGCCACCTGGACCCGGACCCACCCGGGCCGCCTGGACGAGTTCACCTACACCTACGGCTACTACTTCGGCCAGGTGCGGGTGGATCCCACCAATGACCGCAAGGTCTACCTGCTGGGCATGCCCGCCCTCCAGAGCGAGGACGGGGGTCGCACCTTCAAGGGGATCAACGGCGACGACTGGAGCGTGATGCACCCCGACCACCACGCCCTGTGGATCGACCCGCGGGACGGCCGCCGCCTGGTGCTGGGCAACGACGGCGGACTGAACGTCTCCACGGACGGCGGCGGCACCTGGCGCAACGTGAAGAACCTGCCCGTGGGCCAGTTCTACGCCATCACCACCGACCGGGCCGAGCCCTACAAGATCTACGGCGGCCTCCAGGACAACGGCGTGATGGCGGGGCCCGCCACGCCCCTGAAGCCGAACCAGCAGACGGACGCCTGGCGCGCCATCTACGGCGGCGACGGCGGCTTCGTGCAGGTGGATCCCCGGGACAACACCACGATCTACACCGAAAGCCAGTTCGGCCACATGAGCCGCCTGGAGAAGTCGGGCCTCACCGCCATCCGGCCCATCCACCAGCTGAAGGAGACGCCCCACCGCTTCAACTGGATGACACCCATCCTGATGTCGCCCCACAGCCCGGACATCCTCTACACGGGCGGTCAGAAGGTGCTGCGCAGCCTGGACCGGGGCGCCACCTGGACCGCCATCAGCGGGGACCTCACCAGCCATCCGAAGGCCGGGAACGTGCCCTTCGGGACGCTCACCACCCTGGCGGAGAGCCCCAGACACTTCGGCCTGCTCTATGCCGGCACGGACGACGGCCGGGTGCACGTGAGCCGGGACGGCGGCTTCAGCTGGAAGCCCGCGGACAAGGGCCTGCCCAGGGACCGCTGGGTGACGCGGGTGGAGGCCAGCGCCCACGATGAGGGCACCGCCTATGCCACCTTCAGCGCCTACCGCCAGGACACCGGAGAGGCGCTCGTCTTCCGGACCACGGACTACGGCGCGACGTGGAGCTCCATCAAGGGCAACCTGCCCGCGGAAAACATCAACGTCATCCGCGAGGATCCGGCCAACCCGAAGCTGCTGTTCCTGGGCTCGGACTTCGGCGTCTTCGCCTCCCTGGATGGCGGCCAGCGCTGGGAGGTGCTGGGTCGCGACCTGCCCCATGTGCCCGTCCACGACCTGGCCATCCAGCCCAAGGCCAAGGACCTGGTGGTGGGCACCCACGGCCGCAGCGCCTTCGTGGCGCCCATCGGGGCCCTGGAGCAGCTCACGCCGGAGGTCCGCGCCCAGGCCGCCCACCTGTTCGAGCCCGCGAAGGTGAAGGGCCAGGCCTGGTGGAAGCAGGACCGCCCCGGCTGGTTCGGCACCCGGGAGCCCGAGCCCTGCATCATCTGGTTCCACCTGGCCCGGGCCGGCGCCGCCACCCTGACCCTGCGGGACGCGAAGGACGCCGTGCAGCGCACCTGGACCTTGCAGGCCGGCGCCGGCCTGGGCCGCGTGGACTGGGACCTCCAGGTGGACCCGGCCGCCCGGCCCGGCCTGCCGGCGGGCCGCCGCCCCTTCGTCCTGCCCGGCGAGTACAGCCTCACCCTCGAGGCCGCCGGGCAGACGCTCAAGACCAAGGTGGTGGTGGAGGCGCCGAAGGAGGAGTGA
- a CDS encoding phosphatidate cytidylyltransferase, which translates to MERTTPRMDTKNMTVRITTALVFGVFFFSLLWFGDRPWAPWTYLAVMALAILMGVREMTLMARVRGFNPSLAAGTLVGWGILAHFFLATGGQDPLPLWLVFTVGALVIHFGALFFDPKLEEALPSQAITWLGALYLGFGLGFQQKLFMLQDTLPRTGSRLILALFIITWFGDSAAYFVGTFFGRHKLAPRVSPKKSWEGALGNLGGNLLGAFLMQATVCPKWTWVDVVALGLLLGLAGQLGDLVESTWKRSAGVKDSNAGGVSIPGHGGVLDRVDSLVFAAPVLFAYVHFVHGFN; encoded by the coding sequence ATGGAACGGACCACGCCCAGGATGGACACCAAGAACATGACCGTGCGCATCACCACGGCCCTGGTCTTCGGTGTCTTCTTCTTCAGCCTCCTCTGGTTCGGCGACCGCCCCTGGGCCCCCTGGACCTACCTGGCCGTCATGGCCCTCGCCATCCTCATGGGCGTCCGCGAGATGACCCTCATGGCCCGGGTGCGGGGCTTCAACCCCTCCCTGGCCGCCGGCACCCTGGTGGGGTGGGGCATCCTTGCCCACTTCTTCCTGGCGACGGGCGGGCAGGATCCCCTGCCCCTCTGGCTGGTCTTCACCGTCGGGGCCCTGGTGATCCACTTCGGCGCCCTGTTCTTCGACCCCAAGCTGGAGGAGGCCCTGCCCAGCCAGGCCATCACCTGGCTCGGAGCCCTCTACCTGGGCTTCGGCCTGGGCTTCCAGCAGAAGCTGTTCATGCTGCAGGACACCCTGCCCCGGACCGGCAGCCGGCTCATTCTCGCCCTCTTCATCATCACGTGGTTCGGCGACAGCGCCGCCTACTTCGTGGGCACCTTCTTCGGCCGCCACAAGCTCGCCCCCCGCGTCAGCCCCAAGAAGAGCTGGGAGGGCGCCCTGGGCAACCTGGGCGGCAATCTGCTCGGTGCCTTCCTCATGCAGGCCACGGTCTGCCCGAAGTGGACCTGGGTGGACGTGGTGGCACTGGGCCTGCTGCTGGGCCTCGCGGGCCAGCTGGGCGACCTGGTGGAAAGCACCTGGAAGCGCAGCGCCGGCGTGAAGGATTCCAACGCCGGCGGCGTGTCCATCCCCGGCCACGGCGGCGTGCTGGACCGCGTGGACAGCCTCGTGTTCGCGGCGCCGGTGCTGTTCGCCTACGTGCACTTCGTCCACGGGTTCAATTGA